The Paenibacillus sp. FSL R7-0204 genome includes a region encoding these proteins:
- a CDS encoding S-layer homology domain-containing protein, translated as MIKYLKIILCIMLLGAALPSYAYGANDAADLSYRVDITVTDSSGSLKSSFEVGEKIFVKLSLSYTGAGRAPVYGFQGKLQFDSYVLENTGVNVEKDISMKYSDGAINYVYLDMTSKGKDDSILKNIGTAVFQAKNSGTFSISSSSFILTNKDATHRYIEPVEDVKIIVGDGVKDASKSLLYENIVAAKALLASVTIADNPKTIYYPDHWYPTKSAQKLRDVIAEAEAVFNNKDALAAEISEAIEKLSIGVSDFENSKIAGPKRWAAQAGDSTADKAAVDLYYSVKASVKGGNGKIAEGFEAQNIRATTSATIRMIPDEGFETEYIFVNGEKFIGHDIYTIPEVSRDTLVVVTFAKKTPFTDIAHDDWFYSSVRYVYNKGLFTGTSETKFSPSGKMSRAMLATVIYRMENKPDVTFANVFSDVQSGRWYSDPVIWANQSKIVNGYDKGKFAPNDAITREQIAVMLHRYAKVKGVDLQAKTSSLSFKDANQISGYAKESITWAVSKGIMKGNTDLTINPSGLATRAEVATMLERFSELN; from the coding sequence ATGATCAAATACTTAAAAATCATTTTGTGCATCATGCTTCTAGGGGCTGCCCTACCCTCATATGCCTATGGCGCAAATGATGCTGCAGACCTTAGTTATCGTGTGGACATCACAGTAACGGACAGCTCAGGTTCCTTAAAATCATCATTTGAAGTTGGAGAAAAAATATTTGTTAAACTAAGTCTTTCCTATACGGGTGCCGGAAGGGCACCTGTATATGGCTTTCAAGGAAAGCTGCAGTTTGATTCTTATGTACTGGAAAATACCGGTGTGAATGTGGAAAAGGACATTTCAATGAAATATTCCGATGGTGCCATCAACTATGTCTATCTGGATATGACTTCCAAGGGGAAAGACGATTCCATACTGAAAAATATCGGAACGGCTGTATTTCAAGCTAAAAACAGCGGCACATTCAGCATCTCTTCAAGCAGCTTCATTCTAACGAACAAAGATGCGACACACCGGTATATTGAACCGGTTGAAGATGTGAAAATCATTGTGGGCGATGGAGTAAAGGACGCCTCAAAATCTCTATTATATGAAAACATTGTTGCTGCAAAAGCTTTACTGGCTTCAGTGACTATTGCGGATAATCCCAAAACTATCTATTATCCGGATCATTGGTATCCAACAAAATCCGCACAAAAATTGAGAGATGTGATTGCTGAGGCTGAGGCTGTTTTTAATAACAAGGATGCGCTGGCTGCGGAAATCTCTGAAGCCATCGAAAAGCTTAGCATTGGCGTTTCCGATTTCGAGAACTCCAAAATTGCCGGTCCGAAACGTTGGGCTGCCCAGGCTGGCGACAGCACAGCCGATAAGGCCGCAGTGGATCTTTACTATTCCGTTAAAGCTTCTGTTAAAGGCGGAAATGGCAAAATTGCCGAGGGCTTTGAAGCTCAAAACATTCGCGCAACAACCTCTGCCACCATCAGAATGATTCCGGATGAAGGGTTTGAAACCGAATATATCTTTGTCAACGGTGAGAAATTTATAGGCCATGACATTTACACCATTCCAGAGGTTAGCCGGGACACCCTTGTGGTTGTTACCTTTGCGAAAAAAACTCCTTTTACAGATATAGCACATGACGACTGGTTCTATTCTTCTGTAAGATATGTTTACAACAAGGGCCTATTCACGGGAACTTCTGAGACGAAATTCTCACCCTCCGGGAAAATGAGCCGTGCCATGCTGGCCACTGTAATCTATCGCATGGAGAATAAACCGGATGTTACATTTGCAAATGTATTCTCTGATGTTCAAAGTGGCCGTTGGTATTCAGATCCGGTGATTTGGGCCAATCAAAGCAAAATTGTTAACGGGTATGATAAGGGTAAATTTGCTCCTAATGATGCCATCACCCGTGAGCAAATTGCTGTTATGCTGCATAGATACGCAAAGGTTAAAGGTGTTGACCTTCAAGCTAAAACTTCAAGCCTGAGCTTCAAAGATGCAAATCAAATTTCAGGCTATGCCAAAGAGTCCATTACTTGGGCTGTGTCTAAGGGCATTATGAAGGGCAACACGGATTTGACTATAAATCCTTCTGGTCTTGCAACCAGAGCAGAGGTTGCCACTATGCTCGAAAGATTTAGTGAGTTGAACTGA